From the Halalkalicoccus sp. CGA53 genome, one window contains:
- a CDS encoding DUF5787 family protein, which produces MSWERSEFVFELLTCRWAEREWPPGGRLPEERGVLVSRQLGTKRRRWDTIVIEVDREAFSQRERFGPKRLTSDLLHVVRNAPEDWSWYRDALPKPDYPWRYVREAVHEASERGILETRRNGNRIEIRRKWAYPDWVRSIAAIENKPDLDASAARALAAQVERDVALALADEVWVATARTGEEVEPALFESLPVEVGILTMKFEEAEPARVEWHPRKLAVSKPGTEIGERPSPSEFDRSATEFEYVSSAEKAGRRLEIAERAYERGWRRYRETMRPDCRHFALREEAGALLPWCAAKGRHPSARECSGSCPEFSPEPPAWRTRGWPIEGGPGKGIRDLLDRRRERYRP; this is translated from the coding sequence GTGAGCTGGGAGCGCTCGGAGTTCGTCTTCGAGCTACTGACCTGCCGGTGGGCCGAACGGGAGTGGCCGCCCGGCGGTCGGCTCCCCGAGGAGCGCGGCGTCCTCGTCTCCCGACAGCTGGGAACGAAGCGACGGCGCTGGGACACGATCGTGATCGAGGTCGACCGGGAGGCGTTCAGCCAGCGAGAACGGTTCGGCCCGAAGCGACTGACCTCCGACCTGCTCCACGTCGTCCGGAACGCTCCCGAGGACTGGAGCTGGTACCGCGACGCGCTCCCGAAACCCGACTACCCCTGGCGCTACGTCCGGGAGGCGGTCCACGAGGCGTCGGAACGGGGAATCCTCGAGACCAGACGGAACGGAAACCGGATCGAGATCAGGCGGAAGTGGGCCTACCCCGACTGGGTACGCTCGATCGCGGCGATCGAGAACAAGCCCGACCTCGACGCGAGCGCGGCGCGGGCGCTCGCCGCGCAGGTCGAACGCGACGTCGCGCTCGCGCTCGCCGACGAGGTGTGGGTCGCGACCGCCCGCACCGGAGAGGAAGTCGAGCCCGCGCTGTTCGAGTCCCTGCCCGTGGAAGTCGGCATCCTCACGATGAAGTTCGAGGAAGCGGAGCCGGCACGCGTCGAGTGGCACCCTCGAAAACTCGCGGTCTCGAAACCGGGGACCGAAATCGGCGAGCGACCCTCGCCGAGCGAGTTCGACCGCTCCGCGACCGAGTTCGAGTACGTTTCGAGTGCAGAGAAGGCCGGGCGCCGGCTGGAGATCGCCGAACGGGCGTACGAGCGGGGGTGGCGTCGGTACAGAGAGACGATGCGCCCAGACTGCCGTCACTTCGCGCTACGAGAGGAGGCGGGGGCCCTTCTCCCCTGGTGTGCGGCGAAGGGACGACACCCGAGCGCACGAGAGTGTTCCGGCTCCTGTCCCGAGTTCTCACCGGAGCCGCCCGCCTGGAGGACGCGGGGCTGGCCGATCGAGGGTGGACCGGGAAAGGGTATCAGGGACCTGCTCGACCGCCGGAGGGAGCGGTACCGGCCGTAG
- a CDS encoding bis(5'-nucleosyl)-tetraphosphatase — protein sequence MTVEAVSAGAILFRDTRGRREYLLLKSRPGDWEFPKGGVEGDEELQQTAIREVTEEAGIEDFRLLDGFRDDYDYVFQANGTTIHKTVHLFVAKSFEASAELSTEHRDLQWRDYEQAINTITQDGPREILEDAHRFLEENGY from the coding sequence ATGACAGTCGAGGCGGTCAGCGCCGGCGCGATCCTGTTCCGGGATACGCGCGGACGGCGCGAGTACCTCCTCCTCAAGAGCCGTCCCGGGGACTGGGAGTTCCCCAAAGGCGGCGTCGAGGGGGACGAGGAGCTACAGCAGACGGCGATACGAGAGGTAACGGAGGAAGCGGGGATCGAGGACTTCAGACTCCTAGATGGCTTCCGCGACGACTACGACTACGTCTTCCAGGCCAACGGGACGACGATCCACAAGACGGTCCACCTGTTCGTCGCGAAGTCGTTCGAGGCCTCCGCCGAACTCTCGACCGAACACCGAGACCTCCAGTGGCGCGACTACGAGCAGGCGATCAACACGATCACCCAGGACGGCCCGCGGGAGATCCTAGAGGACGCCCACCGGTTCCTGGAGGAGAACGGCTACTGA
- a CDS encoding haloacid dehalogenase type II has protein sequence MTDRDDALCFDMYGTLCETGSVTRTLRAELGISAGFAAAVDELWRHKQLQYSYQRGQMGEYAPFSTVTADALSYALAYYDIDPGTEVRERMLAAYDHLDAFPDAVESLAGLREAGYGCWVLSNGDPEMLETLSENAGLTPHLDGLVSADEVRTFKPAPAVYENAADRLDRQIGECRLVSSNAWDVAGAANAGMATAWVNRNGEPAERVGGDADIEVDSLAALAERLG, from the coding sequence ATGACCGACCGCGACGATGCGCTCTGTTTCGACATGTACGGCACGCTCTGCGAGACGGGGAGCGTCACCCGAACCCTTCGTGCCGAACTCGGGATCTCCGCGGGGTTCGCCGCCGCAGTGGACGAACTCTGGCGGCACAAACAGCTCCAGTACTCCTACCAGCGCGGGCAGATGGGCGAGTACGCCCCCTTCTCGACGGTCACCGCCGACGCGCTCTCGTACGCGCTGGCGTACTACGACATCGATCCCGGTACAGAGGTCCGCGAGCGGATGCTCGCCGCTTACGACCACCTCGACGCGTTTCCGGACGCGGTCGAGTCGCTCGCCGGGCTTCGCGAGGCGGGCTACGGCTGCTGGGTGCTCTCGAACGGCGACCCGGAGATGTTGGAGACGCTCTCGGAGAACGCGGGGCTCACACCGCATCTAGACGGGCTGGTGAGCGCCGACGAGGTCCGGACGTTCAAGCCGGCTCCGGCGGTCTACGAGAACGCGGCCGACCGGCTCGACCGCCAGATCGGGGAGTGTCGGCTCGTCTCCTCGAACGCCTGGGACGTGGCCGGGGCGGCGAACGCGGGCATGGCGACCGCGTGGGTGAACCGGAACGGCGAGCCAGCCGAACGCGTCGGTGGCGACGCCGACATCGAGGTCGACTCGCTCGCCGCGCTCGCCGAACGCCTCGGCTGA
- the ggt gene encoding gamma-glutamyltransferase: MVRKEDKKSSERSYRPGLNRRAFLALTGAATGLGIVPSSVAADYQAVTDVPGFSCEKPQFTCGREVRAADGMVSSVDPIASAVAATILREGGNAVDAAIALQYVLTVTQPHGSGIGGGGFMVIYDAETGTVDIVNSRERASRNAEVDQFLDEDGTVIPFAQRIQLGEAMGVPGTVRGLETARELYGTRPRQRLIEPAIRLARKGFTVDAFLASQIAAHTGKFNDAALETFTDDDGTLFEVGDTMTNPDLADTLRLIRRDGAEAFYEGPIAEDMAATIREHAREPERVVDEEDLAVYDVTLDEPVRENWYGYELVSQPPPSSGGAIVYYILKLFELLGGEEYGIRSPEKYHILAEAQSVAWADRNAFFGDPEFVDVPLEGLLSEAYLAERADLIEIGSTVYDLPGWATSSQPGSPRDFQSMGAPASAELSGATTHFSVVDRWGNAVSYTSTIEQFMGSGKMVPGRGFLINNQLTDFSATPEGPNRVEPRKRPLSSMSPSMVLADGEPILTAGSPGGVRIITATAHAILHSIVYDLDPLDAIVEPSVFTNNLRPVHYETGVPDDARAQTAEWGLVWGNVETHGNVQVIEIGDELIGAADPTRDGQAVGFDRAGGRRHGRGR; encoded by the coding sequence ATGGTTCGAAAAGAAGATAAGAAAAGTTCGGAAAGAAGCTATCGACCGGGGCTAAACCGTCGAGCGTTTCTCGCACTGACAGGAGCGGCTACCGGGCTCGGTATCGTCCCATCGTCCGTCGCCGCCGACTATCAAGCCGTGACGGACGTCCCGGGCTTCAGCTGCGAGAAACCACAGTTCACGTGCGGCCGAGAGGTTCGAGCCGCCGACGGGATGGTTTCATCGGTAGACCCGATCGCGTCGGCGGTTGCCGCGACGATCCTCCGAGAGGGGGGAAACGCCGTCGACGCCGCGATCGCGCTCCAGTACGTACTGACCGTCACTCAGCCTCACGGCTCCGGTATCGGCGGAGGTGGGTTCATGGTGATATACGATGCCGAGACCGGTACGGTCGACATAGTCAACAGCCGCGAACGGGCGTCCCGGAACGCCGAGGTGGACCAGTTCCTCGATGAGGACGGGACCGTCATTCCGTTCGCTCAACGGATCCAGTTAGGCGAGGCCATGGGCGTTCCCGGTACCGTCCGGGGGCTCGAGACGGCGCGCGAACTGTACGGCACGCGGCCGCGTCAGCGTCTGATCGAACCCGCGATCAGGCTCGCACGTAAAGGCTTCACCGTCGACGCGTTCCTCGCTTCCCAGATAGCCGCTCACACGGGCAAGTTCAACGACGCCGCGCTCGAGACGTTCACCGACGACGACGGGACCCTCTTCGAGGTGGGCGACACGATGACCAATCCGGACCTGGCGGATACCCTCCGACTGATAAGACGGGATGGCGCCGAGGCGTTCTACGAGGGACCGATCGCCGAGGATATGGCAGCCACGATACGGGAGCACGCCCGGGAGCCCGAGCGAGTCGTCGACGAGGAGGATCTAGCCGTCTATGACGTTACCCTCGACGAGCCAGTCCGCGAGAACTGGTATGGCTACGAGCTAGTCTCTCAGCCACCTCCGAGTTCCGGTGGTGCTATCGTCTACTACATCCTCAAGCTATTCGAACTTCTAGGGGGCGAGGAGTACGGAATTCGTTCGCCGGAGAAGTATCACATCCTCGCCGAGGCTCAGTCGGTAGCGTGGGCCGATCGGAATGCGTTCTTCGGCGACCCCGAGTTCGTCGACGTCCCCCTCGAAGGGCTGCTCTCGGAAGCGTACCTCGCCGAACGTGCGGATCTGATCGAGATCGGATCGACCGTCTACGACCTCCCGGGCTGGGCAACGAGTTCACAGCCGGGGAGTCCGAGGGACTTCCAGTCGATGGGGGCTCCAGCCTCGGCAGAACTATCGGGCGCCACGACCCACTTCTCGGTCGTCGACAGGTGGGGCAACGCCGTCTCGTACACGTCTACGATCGAACAGTTCATGGGATCTGGCAAGATGGTCCCCGGCCGGGGCTTCCTGATCAACAACCAGCTAACCGACTTCAGCGCCACCCCAGAAGGGCCAAACAGGGTCGAACCTCGAAAGCGTCCTCTCAGCAGCATGAGTCCCTCGATGGTTCTGGCGGACGGAGAGCCGATCCTCACCGCGGGCTCGCCGGGCGGCGTCCGGATCATCACGGCGACCGCGCACGCGATCCTCCACTCGATCGTCTACGACCTCGACCCACTGGACGCAATCGTGGAACCGAGCGTCTTCACGAACAACCTCCGGCCCGTCCACTACGAGACGGGCGTTCCCGATGACGCCCGTGCGCAGACGGCCGAGTGGGGATTGGTCTGGGGCAACGTGGAAACCCACGGGAACGTCCAGGTGATCGAGATCGGCGACGAACTGATCGGTGCGGCCGATCCGACCCGCGACGGTCAGGCAGTCGGGTTCGATCGAGCGGGTGGACGCCGTCATGGGCGCGGCCGCTGA
- a CDS encoding uS10/mL48 family ribosomal protein translates to MTFVTTLTLESGDRAVLDEVVSEIATLVERKGAQMKGPHPSPPRSLSVPQYRRLAEGERYSPWRYTVYTRTIEIVGHDQAARIVAGREYPDSVHIEAEVEQVKPLGHRNA, encoded by the coding sequence ATGACCTTCGTCACCACCCTCACGCTCGAAAGCGGGGATCGGGCGGTGCTCGACGAGGTGGTCTCCGAGATCGCCACGCTCGTCGAGCGGAAAGGCGCGCAGATGAAAGGGCCCCATCCCAGCCCGCCGCGGTCGCTGAGCGTCCCGCAGTACCGGCGGCTCGCCGAGGGAGAGCGCTACTCGCCGTGGCGCTACACCGTCTACACGAGGACGATCGAGATCGTCGGCCACGACCAGGCCGCCCGGATCGTCGCGGGTCGCGAGTACCCGGACTCCGTCCACATCGAAGCCGAGGTCGAACAGGTCAAGCCGCTCGGCCACCGGAACGCGTAG
- a CDS encoding IS1595 family transposase, with amino-acid sequence MFPFELLSSEASAANLLQQVRWRDGLYCPRCQSESVIKHGSFREYQRYLCKDCDRTFNPKTGTIFAHAKIGLDKLLFAFYLLLRFNTSIRQLDAELDVSYRSLRRRVEQFARTLDAPAIDLVGPVEIDEVYVTAGLKGRERDSRSRSRGLSKRGRGSYAQDKPPVFTLVDRGSDQRYVVPAKSADESTVRLLLGDCEEESLTVYTDGFRAYDPLEEDENYQREAVIHSEGEYVDGDAHVNTCESHASLLRRWLSPHRGVSKDKLTPYLRAFQLRRRILRKPGQEALEEVVRTVL; translated from the coding sequence ATGTTCCCATTTGAATTGCTTAGCTCAGAGGCGAGCGCCGCGAACCTGCTACAGCAGGTTCGCTGGCGTGACGGCCTCTACTGCCCGCGCTGCCAGTCTGAGTCGGTGATCAAACACGGCAGCTTTCGAGAGTATCAGCGGTATCTCTGTAAGGATTGCGACCGCACGTTCAACCCAAAGACCGGCACGATCTTCGCGCACGCGAAGATCGGCCTCGATAAGCTCTTGTTCGCGTTCTACTTGTTGCTCCGGTTCAACACGAGTATCCGCCAACTTGACGCTGAACTTGACGTGTCGTATCGGTCGCTTCGGCGGCGCGTCGAGCAGTTCGCCAGAACGCTCGACGCGCCAGCCATCGATCTCGTGGGGCCCGTCGAAATCGACGAAGTCTACGTGACTGCGGGGTTGAAAGGCCGCGAGCGCGACTCCCGGTCGCGCTCGCGTGGGCTCTCGAAACGTGGTCGCGGAAGCTATGCTCAGGACAAGCCACCAGTGTTCACACTCGTTGATCGTGGTAGCGACCAGCGATACGTCGTCCCAGCGAAATCCGCTGATGAATCGACCGTTCGACTCCTCCTCGGCGACTGCGAGGAGGAGTCGCTCACTGTCTACACTGACGGATTTCGAGCATACGATCCACTCGAAGAGGACGAGAACTACCAGCGAGAAGCCGTGATTCATAGCGAGGGCGAATATGTCGATGGAGACGCACACGTGAACACCTGCGAGAGCCACGCGTCGCTTCTGCGACGGTGGCTCTCGCCCCATCGGGGCGTCTCAAAAGACAAGCTCACACCGTATCTCAGAGCGTTCCAGCTTCGCCGAAGAATCTTACGAAAACCCGGTCAAGAAGCTCTCGAAGAGGTCGTTCGAACTGTACTCTGA
- a CDS encoding amidohydrolase: MSTLSDHLTELRRDLHRHPEPGWREFYTTARIVEELERIGVDEVHVGPDALDSELRFGVPDESEFEPWRTRAEALGVDPETLSRIGAGETGCVAVVGSGEPVVGLRVDIDALPITEADTDHLPADDAFRSEHEGYMHACGHDAHATIGLGVIERLKGEFDGTLKVFFQPAEELIGGGKAMAESGHLDDVEYLLSVHVGLDHPTGEVVAGIDGFLAVSHVEAEFRGQSAHAGARPEEGKNAILAMATAVQNLYGIPRHADGETRVNAGKVGGGTASNIVAEHAFVEAEVRGETTELMTYMREHADRILRAAAEMHDCEVEIRTEGEAPSAVSDEELVEVVADVAREVDGVDTVLDRATLGGSEDATYLMQAVQEGGGYAAYVGIGTDHPGGHHTPTFDVDERSIGIGIDTLSGAVERIVADRP; encoded by the coding sequence ATGAGCACGCTGTCCGATCACCTGACCGAGCTCCGTCGTGACCTCCATCGTCACCCCGAACCCGGCTGGCGGGAGTTCTACACGACCGCCCGGATCGTCGAGGAGCTAGAGCGGATCGGCGTCGACGAGGTCCACGTCGGGCCCGACGCGCTCGATTCGGAACTGCGCTTCGGCGTCCCCGACGAGAGCGAGTTCGAGCCGTGGCGGACGCGGGCGGAGGCGCTCGGCGTCGACCCCGAGACGCTCTCCCGGATCGGTGCGGGCGAGACCGGCTGCGTGGCGGTCGTCGGCTCCGGCGAGCCCGTGGTGGGGCTGCGAGTCGACATCGACGCGCTGCCGATCACCGAGGCGGATACGGATCACCTCCCCGCCGATGACGCCTTCCGCTCGGAGCACGAGGGCTACATGCACGCCTGCGGCCACGACGCCCACGCGACGATCGGTCTCGGCGTGATCGAGCGTCTGAAGGGGGAGTTCGACGGGACGCTGAAGGTGTTCTTCCAGCCCGCCGAGGAGCTGATCGGCGGGGGGAAGGCGATGGCGGAGAGCGGCCACCTCGACGACGTGGAGTACCTCCTCTCCGTTCACGTCGGCCTCGATCACCCCACCGGGGAGGTCGTCGCCGGGATCGACGGCTTCCTCGCGGTGTCGCACGTCGAAGCCGAGTTCCGCGGCCAGTCCGCCCACGCCGGGGCACGCCCCGAGGAGGGCAAGAACGCGATCCTGGCGATGGCGACAGCCGTTCAAAACCTCTACGGCATCCCGCGGCACGCCGACGGGGAGACGCGGGTGAACGCCGGGAAGGTCGGCGGCGGCACGGCGTCGAACATCGTCGCCGAGCACGCGTTCGTCGAGGCGGAGGTCAGAGGCGAGACGACCGAGCTGATGACGTACATGCGCGAGCACGCCGACCGGATCCTCCGTGCGGCGGCGGAGATGCACGACTGCGAGGTCGAGATCCGAACCGAGGGTGAAGCCCCGAGCGCGGTGAGCGACGAGGAACTCGTAGAGGTCGTCGCCGACGTCGCCCGGGAGGTCGATGGAGTCGACACGGTGCTCGATCGGGCGACCCTCGGCGGGAGCGAGGACGCGACCTACCTGATGCAGGCGGTCCAGGAGGGGGGCGGCTACGCCGCCTACGTCGGGATCGGGACCGACCACCCTGGAGGGCACCACACCCCGACGTTCGACGTGGACGAGCGCTCGATCGGGATCGGGATCGATACCCTTTCCGGAGCGGTCGAGCGGATCGTCGCCGACCGTCCGTAG
- a CDS encoding PAS domain S-box protein, with the protein MRDAGHDGISVLHVDDDAAFASLTATYLERIDAGLSVRSETSVETAVDRLSSTAVDCVVSDYEMPEATGIDFLDRVRELDATLPFVLYTGRGSEEVASEAISAGVTDYVRKGGGTAQYEVLANRIRNAVERHRAERSLSESERRHERLIEASPASIVILDAGGTIRYANESAATLVGADEGAELVGRDGLSFVHPDDRARSEERIRRVLARDEVAPRTETRLLTLDGDVLYATIATAPVRFRGEPAGQVVLTDVTARREREEALRTRAAVMNTALDGLALLSGETFVEVNRAHARIYGYERPEELVGTSWKRLYAEREADRIEHEVLPTLDEEGGWRGEATGRRRDGSGFPQSLSLSLTDDGEIVCAVRDVTEQHDRERTLGVLHEATRRLMRAGDRGEVARITTDAASDVLGFPLCSVRWYDAERDTLVPAAVTDEARTLLGPIEPFERGESLSWETFDTGEPSVFEDIREHDAALHATTGVRTMLKLSLGEHGLLTMASRTADDVTDADVFLARVLAANAEAALDRAERERQLRERECELTRQNERLDEFASLLAHDIRNPLNVATGHLDLARRERESDHLDRVASAHDRMAALVEDVLSLAREGGRIEAPEPVDLARTAERAWANVEIGETTLETTCSRPVLGDTRRLERLFENLFRNAVEHAGEEVTVRVGDLPDGFFVADDGPGVPEDVVEDLFEPGITASPTGTGFGLAIVEEIAEAHGWSVTLRESASGARFEVRGVHDATADTDG; encoded by the coding sequence ATGCGCGATGCGGGGCACGACGGCATCAGCGTTCTCCACGTCGACGACGACGCGGCGTTCGCCTCGCTCACCGCGACCTACCTCGAACGGATCGACGCGGGGCTGTCCGTCCGGTCGGAGACGAGCGTCGAGACGGCCGTCGACCGGCTTTCGTCTACCGCCGTCGACTGCGTCGTGAGCGACTACGAGATGCCCGAGGCGACCGGCATCGACTTCCTCGACCGGGTTCGAGAACTGGACGCGACGCTCCCGTTCGTCCTCTACACCGGCCGGGGGAGCGAGGAGGTCGCGAGCGAGGCGATCTCTGCGGGGGTGACCGACTACGTCAGGAAGGGCGGCGGCACCGCCCAGTACGAGGTGCTCGCGAACCGGATCCGGAACGCTGTCGAGCGTCACCGCGCCGAGCGCTCGCTCTCCGAATCGGAACGGCGACACGAGCGGCTCATCGAGGCCTCGCCGGCGAGCATCGTGATCCTCGACGCCGGGGGAACGATCCGGTACGCGAACGAGAGCGCCGCGACGCTCGTCGGGGCGGACGAGGGGGCGGAACTCGTCGGCCGGGACGGGCTCTCGTTCGTCCACCCGGATGACAGAGCCCGTTCGGAGGAACGGATCCGCCGGGTCCTCGCGCGGGACGAGGTCGCCCCCCGGACCGAGACGCGACTGCTCACGCTCGACGGCGACGTCCTGTACGCGACGATCGCCACCGCGCCCGTCAGGTTCAGGGGGGAGCCGGCCGGCCAGGTCGTCCTCACCGACGTCACGGCCCGACGCGAGCGCGAGGAGGCGCTTCGGACCCGGGCGGCGGTAATGAACACGGCGCTCGACGGCCTCGCGCTCCTCTCCGGGGAGACGTTCGTCGAGGTGAACCGGGCACACGCCCGGATCTACGGCTACGAGCGTCCGGAGGAGCTCGTCGGGACGTCGTGGAAGCGCCTGTACGCCGAGCGGGAAGCCGACCGGATCGAGCACGAGGTCCTGCCCACGCTCGACGAGGAGGGCGGGTGGCGCGGGGAGGCGACCGGCCGCAGACGCGACGGTAGCGGGTTCCCGCAGTCGCTCTCGCTGTCGCTCACCGACGACGGCGAGATCGTCTGTGCGGTCCGGGACGTGACGGAACAGCACGACCGCGAGCGGACGCTCGGCGTCCTCCACGAGGCGACCCGGCGGCTGATGCGCGCCGGGGACCGTGGGGAGGTCGCCCGGATCACGACGGACGCCGCGAGCGACGTCCTCGGCTTCCCGCTCTGTTCGGTCCGCTGGTACGACGCCGAACGTGACACGCTGGTGCCCGCGGCGGTCACCGACGAGGCGCGCACGCTGCTCGGCCCGATCGAGCCCTTCGAGCGGGGCGAGAGCCTCTCGTGGGAGACGTTCGACACCGGAGAGCCGTCGGTCTTCGAGGACATCCGCGAACACGACGCCGCGCTTCACGCGACCACCGGCGTCCGGACGATGCTGAAGCTCTCGCTGGGCGAGCACGGCCTGCTCACGATGGCGTCGAGGACCGCCGACGACGTCACCGACGCGGACGTCTTCCTCGCCCGGGTCCTGGCGGCGAACGCCGAGGCCGCGCTCGACCGCGCGGAGCGAGAGCGCCAACTCCGAGAACGAGAGTGCGAACTCACCCGGCAGAACGAACGTCTCGACGAGTTCGCGAGCCTGCTCGCCCACGACATCCGGAACCCGCTCAACGTCGCGACCGGCCACCTCGACCTGGCCCGCCGCGAGCGCGAGAGCGACCATCTGGATCGCGTCGCGTCCGCGCACGACCGGATGGCGGCGCTCGTCGAGGACGTCCTCTCGCTCGCGAGGGAGGGCGGGCGGATCGAGGCGCCGGAGCCGGTCGACCTCGCCCGCACCGCCGAACGGGCGTGGGCAAACGTCGAGATTGGCGAGACGACGCTCGAGACGACCTGCTCTCGACCGGTTCTCGGGGATACCCGCCGGCTCGAACGCCTCTTCGAGAACCTCTTTCGGAACGCGGTCGAACACGCGGGCGAGGAGGTGACGGTCCGCGTCGGCGACCTCCCCGACGGGTTCTTCGTCGCCGACGACGGCCCGGGCGTCCCGGAGGACGTCGTGGAGGACCTCTTCGAACCGGGGATCACCGCCTCGCCCACGGGAACGGGGTTCGGGCTGGCGATCGTCGAGGAGATCGCCGAGGCACACGGCTGGTCGGTCACCCTCCGGGAGAGCGCGTCCGGAGCCCGGTTCGAGGTCCGGGGCGTCCACGACGCCACCGCCGACACGGACGGCTGA
- the nthB gene encoding nitrile hydratase subunit beta, which translates to MNGIHDLGGMDGFGPPDHHEHEGAFGEPWEGGVYSLFVATLGNGLAELDEFRYAIERMPPETYLDASYYERWLGAFETLLLEAGVIDPEEVEERVTAFETEEMSRPAHESGVSFAALADGVADAYSSRREGREPRFAAGERVRVRREAPRGHTRCPRYARGATGTVDRVVGTHVLPDANAHGEAGAEPVYTVGIEAEELWGSEGETNGSVHLDLWESYLGVPE; encoded by the coding sequence ATGAACGGGATCCACGACCTTGGCGGAATGGACGGCTTCGGTCCACCCGACCATCACGAGCACGAGGGAGCGTTCGGCGAACCGTGGGAGGGCGGCGTCTACAGCCTCTTCGTCGCGACGCTCGGCAACGGGCTCGCCGAGCTCGACGAGTTCCGGTACGCGATCGAACGGATGCCCCCGGAGACGTACCTCGACGCGAGCTACTACGAGCGCTGGCTCGGCGCGTTCGAGACGCTACTGCTCGAAGCGGGCGTGATCGATCCCGAAGAGGTCGAAGAGCGGGTGACCGCGTTCGAGACCGAGGAGATGTCGCGCCCTGCCCACGAATCGGGGGTGTCGTTCGCGGCGCTCGCCGACGGCGTGGCGGACGCCTACTCCTCGCGGCGCGAGGGGCGGGAGCCGCGGTTCGCGGCGGGAGAGCGGGTGAGGGTGCGACGCGAGGCGCCGCGGGGACACACGCGGTGTCCGCGCTACGCTCGCGGCGCGACCGGCACCGTCGATCGGGTGGTCGGAACACACGTCCTCCCCGACGCGAACGCCCACGGCGAGGCGGGCGCGGAGCCGGTCTACACCGTCGGGATCGAGGCCGAGGAGCTCTGGGGATCGGAGGGGGAGACGAACGGGTCCGTCCACCTCGACCTCTGGGAGTCGTATCTGGGGGTGCCGGAGTGA
- the nthA gene encoding nitrile hydratase subunit alpha, with amino-acid sequence MTERTHGRPEIVEELAERDPEARARALQSLLIEQGLLSTDAIDAVISHYETEVGPMNGARVVARAWTDSSYRERLLSDATGAIGEVGIEVDEDVVEIRAVANSSDTHNVVVCTLCSCYPWTVLGLAPTWYKSPEYRSRIVREPRAMLAESFDLDLDESIGIDVWDSTSEVRYMVLPQRPPGTEDLDEEELAERVTRDAMIGVERLAP; translated from the coding sequence GTGACCGAACGAACGCACGGCCGACCGGAGATCGTGGAGGAGCTCGCAGAGCGCGACCCGGAGGCCCGCGCACGGGCGCTCCAGTCGCTGCTGATCGAGCAGGGACTCCTCTCGACCGACGCGATCGACGCGGTGATCTCCCACTACGAGACCGAGGTCGGGCCGATGAACGGCGCGCGCGTCGTCGCCCGGGCGTGGACCGATTCGAGCTACAGAGAGCGGCTGCTCTCGGACGCGACGGGCGCGATCGGTGAGGTAGGGATCGAGGTCGACGAGGACGTCGTCGAGATCCGGGCGGTGGCGAACTCCTCCGACACTCACAACGTCGTGGTCTGTACGCTCTGTTCGTGCTACCCGTGGACCGTGCTCGGGCTGGCGCCGACCTGGTACAAGTCGCCGGAGTACCGCTCGCGGATCGTCCGCGAACCCCGCGCGATGCTCGCCGAGAGCTTCGACCTCGATCTCGACGAGTCGATCGGGATCGACGTCTGGGACAGCACCTCCGAGGTGCGGTACATGGTGCTCCCGCAGCGCCCGCCCGGGACCGAGGACCTGGACGAGGAGGAACTCGCGGAACGTGTCACGCGTGACGCGATGATCGGCGTGGAACGGCTCGCGCCATGA
- a CDS encoding nitrile hydratase accessory protein yields the protein MSLDDARTAEGLPTDGEEPVFDSPWQARAFALAVATTDTSPLDWHTFQAELVAAIDDGIGEDGEGIEEVYYRQWLTAIETLLVDRGVVDAGALADRVDEFEVGERDASEFVEGDPHGHSHGHDH from the coding sequence ATGAGCCTTGACGATGCCCGTACGGCAGAGGGTCTGCCGACCGACGGCGAGGAACCGGTCTTCGACTCGCCCTGGCAGGCCCGCGCGTTCGCGCTCGCGGTGGCGACGACCGATACCAGCCCCCTCGACTGGCACACCTTTCAGGCCGAACTCGTCGCGGCAATCGACGACGGGATCGGCGAGGACGGGGAGGGGATCGAGGAGGTTTACTACCGGCAGTGGCTCACCGCGATCGAGACGCTGCTGGTCGACCGCGGCGTCGTCGACGCCGGGGCGCTCGCCGACCGCGTGGACGAGTTCGAGGTCGGCGAACGCGACGCCTCCGAGTTCGTCGAGGGCGACCCGCACGGCCACTCCCACGGCCACGACCACTGA